A genomic stretch from Acropora palmata chromosome 13, jaAcrPala1.3, whole genome shotgun sequence includes:
- the LOC141863809 gene encoding uncharacterized protein LOC141863809 produces MILDQIREDWINSLALPCIYQWNEESKLEERPLESELPKDLEESVILKYLQNLVDAEGHGYCFKGQIEDTGPEDGHIDTEGAFDMAGIGVSRSANCPAGILEQLEIQKYAKKSSEVPVLILSYDYSSTLPLKSLLLLNKCYCSTTEKIVFVVSAKQLQETRKLKDGFTLADVREGSFFHFFSKEMSKKNGDVAIFSAADPGEHNLRWIVIYVSFSKRELREEINSNRTSNGSSAKQRMIERPESGASRNPGEGTEIDPRGSKRSTETDVEDLQQNKRPLTEDQREHLNVHRVNSNSKKVAVSQKMTRKKEKDQETSQDNKPGKRRKSLYSETTTGKKPRLEGYVTDGPSTSTSEQMDVTHVTPGLSTNVLAKPTELLLGAVHGSPGQDKKTPSKEREFVRSQVTGLTSDDPAYDEGTNKVTATIVKLWREKLNQKNDKDLTKETVEKELVFEPKELEELDGKGYNALTKACSLPSVGIRVVSHLLNVKKIDVNSQIPPSFNSDGLAAKWLTPGMSALSVAIRRGNVKCVPTFMNRETEIDFRSADRDQNTALHHCVLPLEVPKTAFDRLFRCYKALEWKNMKNVQDKNPLDIAKERWKESDTKKEDKKKEAFEHVPHEMDPGGQWKNK; encoded by the coding sequence ATGATCTTGGACCAGATAAGGGAGGACTGGATCAACAGCCTTGCTCTTCCTTGCATTTATCAGTGGAACGAAGAAAGCAAACTGGAGGAACGACCACTTGAAAGCGAGCTGCCTAAAGATTTGGAAGAGAGCGTTATCCTAAAGTACCTTCAAAATTTAGTCGACGCTGAAGGTCACGGCTATTGTTTTAAAGGACAGATTGAAGATACTGGACCAGAGGATGGTCACATTGACACAGAGGGGGCTTTTGACATGGCTGGAATAGGGGTGAGCCGCAGCGCTAACTGTCCAGCGGGAATTCTCGAGCAGTTAGAAATACAGAAGTACGCAAAGAAGAGCTCAGAGGTTCCAGTTCTCATCCTTTCTTATGACTATTCATCCACTCTGCCGCTTAAAAGCCTACTTCTGTTGAACAAATGTTATTGCAGCACCACAGAGAAGATAGTGTTCGTTGTGAGTGCTAAACAGCTTCAAGAAACAAGGAAGCTGAAGGATGGTTTCACGCTGGCTGACGTTCGAGAAGGatcttttttccatttcttttccaaagAAATGAGCAAGAAAAATGGCGATGTTGCTATTTTTTCAGCTGCTGACCCAGGGGAACACAATTTGCGGTGGATTGTGATCTATGTTTCATTCTCGAAACGAGAGTTAAGAGAAGAAATTAACAGCAACAGAACCTCAAACGGAAGTTCAGCTAAACAACGTATGATTGAAAGGCCAGAAAGTGGTGCTTCAAGAAACCCTGGAGAAGGCACGGAAATCGACCCAAGGGGAAGCAAGCGATCTACTGAGACAGATGTGGAAGATCTCCAACAAAATAAGAGACCTCTGACGGAAGACCAAAGGGAACATCTGAATGTGCATCGTGTGAACTCCAACTCAAAGAAAGTTGCTGTCAGTCAGAAAATGACccgcaaaaaggaaaaagatcaGGAAACCTCTCAAGATAATAAACCAggtaaaagaagaaagagtcTTTACTCTGAGACAACAACCGGTAAAAAACCCAGACTTGAAGGGTACGTAACAGATGGTCCTTCTACAAGCACAAGTGAACAAATGGACGTAACTCACGTCACACCAGGCCTAAGCACAAATGTCTTAGCAAAACCGACAGAACTCCTTTTGGGTGCAGTCCACGGTTCTCCAGGGCAAGATAAAAAAACGCCTTCGAAGGAAAGAGAATTCGTTCGGAGTCAAGTTACAGGGCTAACATCAGATGATCCAGCGTATGATGAAGGGACAAATAAAGTCACAGCAACCATTGTTAAACTGTggagagaaaaattaaaccaaaaaaatgacaaggatctaacaaaagaaacggTAGAGAAAGAGTTGGTCTTTGAACCGAAAGAGTTGGAGGAACTCGATGGTAAAGGTTACAATGCTTTGACAAAAGCCTGCTCACTCCCATCCGTGGGCATACGTGTGGTGTCTCACCTACTCAATGTAAAGAAGATCGACGTGAACTCTCAAATTCCTCCCAGTTTCAATTCGGACGGCCTGGCCGCCAAATGGTTAACTCCAGGGATGTCGGCTTTGTCTGTGGCTATTAGGAGAGGCAATGTAAAGTGCGTTCCTACTTTCATGAATAGGGAAACTGAAATTGACTTTAGGAGTGCAGATCGTGACCAGAACACAGCCTTACATCACTGTGTGTTGCCCCTAGAAGTTCCGAAAACTGCATTCGACAGGTTGTTTCGTTGTTATAAGGCTCTGGAATGGAAGAATATGAAAAACGTTCAAGACAAGAACCCCTTGGATATAGCCAAAGAACGATGGAAGGAGTCAGATACCAAGAAGGAGGACAAGAAGAAAGAAGCTTTTGAACACGTGCCCCACGAGATGGACCCTGGTGGACAGTGGAAGAATAAATAG